Proteins from a single region of Catenulispora acidiphila DSM 44928:
- a CDS encoding cell wall-binding repeat-containing protein, with the protein MGNENNHSVARKRLSTLAITTTLAAVGVGVVGTGAANAATTSPSGHSQEGTQAVAAPVLKSAVTAGTGATSLTATADLTGTTVDPSIAAASTVTINWDGAKDVQTLHFAADGTLSTSKVPHVYTAGGAYDVIVTVNDGSKTPPTATTHLVVADATLAASLSANTTKKNSPVTLSLAGSSVDQSIKAATTTVTWGDKATASFAGDPAKISATDAKLTHSYAADGTYPVTVTLNDGLGTKTSVQTETFSVKVSETGVVVLQAAGDTRYETGTQISQHQWASTGVATDNRTQAKSAVLATGNDFADALVAVPLAKKVQGPLLLTDGTQTKTNPIVVTEIQRILPKGSTVYLLGGEMALNAGIEKQLQGLGYTTVRLAGADRFATALQVAESPKGMNNPSHVIVARGDEGKNHDGFADALSAGSYAANVFGAGDGGSAVVLSNFKTFDTDTKAYVQSKLKAGQQDVAAVGGQAATAMTTILGSDKTYVTAVGHDRYETAAIVASHFLPNGKADQIGVATGTVYADALTGGAYMATVNGPLLLTDPKVLPAYTANAVGQFSTQEINIFGGNVAISPAVAKQIAKLVNVATIGKF; encoded by the coding sequence ATGGGTAACGAAAACAACCACTCTGTGGCCCGCAAGCGCCTTTCGACGCTGGCCATCACCACCACGCTGGCAGCCGTCGGCGTGGGCGTCGTCGGCACCGGCGCGGCCAACGCCGCGACCACCTCGCCGTCGGGGCATTCGCAGGAGGGCACGCAGGCCGTGGCCGCGCCCGTGCTGAAGTCCGCGGTCACCGCGGGCACCGGCGCGACCAGCCTCACCGCCACCGCCGACCTGACCGGCACCACGGTCGACCCGAGCATCGCGGCGGCCTCGACGGTCACCATCAACTGGGACGGCGCCAAGGACGTCCAGACCCTCCACTTCGCCGCGGACGGCACGCTGTCCACGAGCAAGGTGCCCCACGTCTACACGGCCGGCGGCGCCTATGACGTCATCGTGACCGTGAACGACGGTTCCAAGACCCCGCCGACCGCGACCACGCACCTCGTCGTGGCCGACGCGACCCTCGCCGCCTCGCTGTCGGCGAACACCACCAAGAAGAACAGCCCGGTGACCCTGTCCCTGGCCGGTTCGTCGGTCGACCAGTCGATCAAGGCTGCCACGACCACCGTCACCTGGGGCGACAAGGCCACCGCGTCCTTCGCCGGCGACCCGGCGAAGATCAGCGCGACCGACGCCAAGCTGACGCACTCCTACGCCGCCGACGGGACCTACCCCGTCACGGTCACGCTGAACGACGGCCTGGGCACCAAGACCTCGGTCCAGACCGAGACCTTCAGCGTGAAGGTCAGCGAGACCGGCGTCGTGGTCCTGCAGGCCGCCGGCGACACCCGCTACGAGACCGGCACCCAGATCTCGCAGCACCAGTGGGCGAGCACCGGCGTGGCCACGGACAACCGCACGCAGGCCAAGTCGGCGGTGCTGGCCACCGGCAACGACTTCGCCGACGCGCTGGTCGCCGTGCCGCTGGCCAAGAAGGTCCAGGGCCCGCTGCTGCTGACCGACGGCACGCAGACCAAGACCAACCCGATCGTGGTCACCGAGATCCAGCGGATCCTGCCGAAGGGCTCGACCGTCTACCTGTTGGGCGGTGAAATGGCGCTCAACGCGGGCATCGAGAAGCAGCTGCAGGGCCTGGGCTACACCACCGTGCGGCTGGCCGGCGCGGACCGCTTCGCCACCGCGCTGCAGGTCGCCGAGAGCCCGAAGGGCATGAACAACCCCTCGCACGTCATCGTGGCCCGCGGTGACGAGGGCAAGAACCACGACGGCTTCGCCGACGCCCTGTCGGCCGGCTCGTACGCGGCCAACGTGTTCGGCGCCGGCGACGGCGGCTCGGCCGTGGTGCTGAGCAACTTCAAGACCTTCGACACCGACACGAAGGCCTATGTCCAGAGCAAGCTGAAGGCCGGCCAGCAGGACGTGGCCGCCGTCGGCGGCCAGGCCGCCACCGCGATGACGACCATCCTCGGGTCGGACAAGACCTACGTCACCGCGGTCGGCCACGACCGGTACGAGACCGCTGCGATCGTGGCCTCGCACTTCCTGCCGAACGGCAAGGCCGACCAGATCGGCGTCGCCACCGGCACCGTCTACGCGGACGCCCTGACCGGTGGCGCGTACATGGCCACCGTCAACGGCCCGCTGCTGCTGACCGACCCGAAGGTGCTGCCGGCCTACACCGCGAACGCCGTCGGCCAGTTCTCCACCCAGGAGATCAACATCTTCGGCGGCAACGTCGCGATCTCGCCGGCCGTCGCCAAGCAGATCGCCAAGCTGGTGAACGTCGCCACCATCGGCAAGTTCTAA
- a CDS encoding polysaccharide deacetylase family protein has protein sequence MIRPLLSRFPARKHRTQTIAAVAVLGAVGVAATACGGGGAGGAGGGAGGRAASATGGSSAPSTSEARPSSPSSLSSPSSPASPSSPSSPTPSPRTNADVDCSVAKCIALTFDDGPGPDTGRLLDVLKAQNVPATFFVLGDQAVKYPSLVHREYAEGNEVGNHTWDHKDLSRLPAAAVQDEITRSADAIAATGIPRPTLVRPPYGAVDDTVRTVAGAPFIMWRVDPEDWKYPDPARVADQIVGHAKPGRIVLSHDTHKTTVDATPAVIQRLKHQGYTFVTVSTLMKGVGLRNGTSYFNRPPAITGGGS, from the coding sequence ATGATTCGCCCGCTCTTGTCCCGGTTCCCCGCCCGCAAGCACCGCACGCAGACGATCGCCGCCGTCGCCGTCCTCGGCGCGGTCGGGGTGGCCGCGACGGCGTGCGGGGGCGGGGGTGCTGGCGGCGCGGGTGGCGGCGCTGGCGGGCGGGCAGCGAGTGCGACGGGTGGGTCGAGTGCTCCGAGTACGTCCGAGGCGAGACCGTCTTCGCCCTCCTCGCTCTCGTCGCCCTCCTCACCCGCCTCACCTTCTTCGCCCTCCTCGCCCACGCCATCCCCGCGCACCAACGCGGACGTCGACTGCTCGGTCGCCAAGTGCATCGCCCTCACCTTCGACGACGGCCCGGGTCCGGACACCGGCCGCCTGCTGGACGTGCTGAAGGCGCAGAACGTCCCGGCGACCTTCTTCGTCCTCGGCGACCAGGCGGTCAAGTACCCCTCCCTGGTCCACCGCGAATACGCCGAGGGCAACGAGGTCGGCAACCACACCTGGGACCACAAGGACCTCTCCCGCCTGCCCGCCGCCGCGGTCCAGGACGAGATCACCCGCAGCGCCGACGCGATAGCGGCCACCGGCATCCCCCGCCCGACCCTGGTCCGCCCGCCCTACGGCGCGGTCGACGACACCGTCCGCACCGTCGCCGGCGCCCCCTTCATCATGTGGCGCGTCGACCCCGAGGACTGGAAGTACCCAGACCCGGCCCGCGTCGCCGACCAGATCGTCGGCCACGCCAAACCCGGCCGCATCGTCCTCTCCCACGACACCCACAAGACCACCGTCGACGCGACCCCCGCAGTGATCCAGCGCCTCAAACACCAGGGCTACACCTTCGTCACGGTCAGCACCCTGATGAAGGGCGTCGGACTGCGGAACGGCACGTCGTACTTCAACCGGCCGCCGGCCATCACCGGAGGCGGCAGCTAG